Genomic segment of Hydractinia symbiolongicarpus strain clone_291-10 chromosome 5, HSymV2.1, whole genome shotgun sequence:
CTTTTACTTCTACTGTGTTCGACTTTCGGTGCTTAGCTATCTGACATGACGAGTTGATAACATTCTCAATAAAATCATCAGCAATCTGCAGAAGGACTTCCTCAACATCATCATCCATTGTTTCAGTAGGATCAATCTCATGCAATAGATCTTGAAGTTTCCGTTTCGTTAAAATTTGACTATGAGATGCAGCTGACGATGAATTGGTGTTTGAAGATTGTGATGTGGACTGTAGTGGTAACGATACTGGAAAGTACAACCAAAAAATGTATATCAACTTTATTACCAAACATCATACTTTcaaggggctacgaaacggctgttggtttttgactttagtgacttacatgaAAGTCAAGCTAATGGCGGTGGAAAAGTTTATGATCACTAGTAAAAACAAAACCTTAAACcatcttaaatatcatattAGGCAtctaaatataactgaaaatgacagaaaagctCCCTACATATATTGAATATCCATAATTTATTCAGTATAAGCACTTGACTTGCTTTTAACtcaagttttttaataaaaaatatttttaaactagcTAAGCTGGCCATATCCTTCGAATTTTTGCATAGAAACATACAGGTTTATTACACATAACCAAGtggaagcaacaacaacaatgactttaaaatctttttagaggtaTTCTTAAAGCTATtaacatagcattttttaacaactacaaATCCTCATCCTCATGTTGTCTCTGTTtcctcgtcaaaacaaactttcgacttcctgatatttaatatattttacagaccatagcttattttaaaatactgaaGTTTGCAAACTATCATAAAAAAAGGTAATTCATAAACAGGTCTGTTTATTACACACCATTCTTTGGAATGTGCAGGGATTGAGTTTATTGAATTGTTTTGGAGCCCATTAGGGTAAATGAATAATACGAAGTCATATCAATAAATGGTCTTCAAAGAAGAATGAAACAATTTGCTTTAACATTCAGATCATGCAACTAAAGGTAGAACTTAACAAGAAGGGAATGAAAAATTGAGGTCTCCAAAAAATTTTTAGGTACCATGATAAAAATACACTTCATTAAATATGACAAAATTGTTCTGAGCGCTTTATCctggaaaaaaaatgttaattatcAGCAGAGAGAGACTAATTGCATAAATTGTTCGACTCCGTTGTATTGGGGATTGATTTGTGAGAAAAATACTTTGGATTCTAGTCAAACAGTTATAATGCTAGACGTCTATAAATTGCCATTGTATTTAACTTGTtaaagaaatgtaaaaaaacttacAGTTCCCCTGCTGTACAGCCTTTCCACCTGTGTTCGGAGAATTCATAGTTGTAGTCGATGCACCTGATACAAAACACTTGGTATCAGAGGTGACGTAAAAAAAAAGGAGAACAAATAAACCAAATAAACAAATCATAAAGGTAAACATATTTACCATCTGGAAAACGGTTTGTTTTTCCAATATTTTGAAGACGTTGTTGCTGAATGTTTCCTCTAACTTGCTGCACAGCTACTTGATTTGTTTGCAGCTGATTGACAACCGTGGCTGCATTAGGCGCAATAGATCGGATTTGCATTTGGGCTGGAACACTGTTCTGTGATGGTACACCAACTTGAAGATTAGAAGCAACTGCATAAGTTTGACCCCCTGTTGTAATGATATTGATAGGGAGATTCCCTATCCCATCTTGGTGGTGAGTAGCAGAACCTAATGAATAAATAGGTGTAGGTGAAATTGTTGACAATTTAAATTGGGTGTAAGATTAGTCATACTATAGTAAATATAATACACTTCTTTTGTATGAGCATTAGGTAAATTTGAAGTAGGCAATAAGCATGTTACATACGCCTTTTTATCAATaccaatatgcatttttttatttactcagGATCTATTTCTTTTCCTgaataaaactaaaataaattctTGACACGTTTTTGTACAGAGGCTGTGTCaaatttgataaaatttgtGTCCCAATTACCATTTGTATACCTTTAGCTTTGGAATAATAGCCTCATTATGCGTATATAAGCATAAgtttataagaaaaaataatgcaTTGAACGCACCCAACACTTGAACATTTTGCAGGGTGGTAACACCATGCTGATTTCCCAAAACAACTGGTTGGACCTGTTGAGCTGAAGCCCGTTGTTGAGCTTGTGCTTGCAAAGCAGCAATTTGATGCACATTAATtggattttgcaaaatattcatATTTTGAACAATTTGTTGTCCTGTGTTTTGCACAAGACCCATGCTACCAACCAAAGATATGGGTTGTGATGTTACAGCTGGGCTTGATGAAGTAATATTTTGCCCGGAGGAAGATGCCATTTGAAATTGTTCTGAATACTTCTTAACTCTAAATGCAAAGATAAACATTTTGTGCATTAGCCTAAATTGCAACATTATTAACACTGCACAAATTGCTGGAAACAACAAAAGCTATATCACATGGTTTGTCAGGCCACAAAATTGGTGGGTAACGATATTTACCCTGTCATCAACCTAAATTTAAATTGGGTAAACAATTTTTCTTAACTTAAGAGTATTactattttatacattttaggGATTTACTTTTAACAGccgtttttacaaaaataatggaAAGTTGGTTCCAAAGACATCACTTGAGTGCAAAGTTCATGCTATCATGTTTTTTAATAACAGTAATTAGTAAATAAATAAGCCTATGGAAAAATCCATTtgggcagaagaacaatggaaaagatcCATGATTTGAATTTTCATGAGGTCACGACGTGACCCGCCGATGCAAATTATAGCATATTCACACAAAGTAACTGGTGGAAGCAGTGCTGGTTGTAGTAGCAGACTGCAAAAAGAGTATGTTTATTGTAGAAAATAGGGGTTAAGGTTAGTTAGTTATTTATTTTCCATCAGATagtatgaaaaataataaaaataataaaaatcaaaattaccTGTGATGGCTACCTGGAAAAACATCATAAGCACAACCCCTATTTTCCCCACATTCTATTAACActacattcttatattttatgaaGAATTATAAAGTATATACTTATTTCTCAGtatgatagatagatagatatatttTTCGTGTATAATGAGCGTTTacattttttagttaaaaataatttactaaGAAATTCCACACAGACCTCATAAATAGTTATAACAGTTACTATAGCtatgttttaaatataaatataaatatactcTTTCGTTTCTCAGGTAatatataaagttaaaaaaaaagttgtttacagTTCAGGAATGTTAAGTGATCAAATAAACTTCACTGGAGGTTCACTAGTTAGGATTGTGGAAGATGTTATAAGCTCGACACAGGGAAAACCATAGAATTAGCAGGGCTAGAAAGCCTATGGAAACCGATGggattttcaaaaaatcaacAGGAACCAACGATTCAGCAGGAGATTGACACAGCACAAGGAAGAGTTGTTGATAGCAATAGGAGTCATGGTATTGATAGTAATAGAGTGGTATTTCAAAgttggatgaaaaaaaaaacagaattataCATAGTTACTAAGATAATGTTCAAAGAGATTTTAATTGGGCTTTAGACAAGGACCTAAAGTTTTTATTGGTTTTTAATTGCAGATTGTTCCAGTCATTTTTTTGTCATGATTTTGCACGACCCAT
This window contains:
- the LOC130644951 gene encoding uncharacterized protein LOC130644951 codes for the protein MLQFRLMHKMFIFAFRVKKYSEQFQMASSSGQNITSSSPAVTSQPISLVGSMGLVQNTGQQIVQNMNILQNPINVHQIAALQAQAQQRASAQQVQPVVLGNQHGVTTLQNVQVLGSATHHQDGIGNLPINIITTGGQTYAVASNLQVGVPSQNSVPAQMQIRSIAPNAATVVNQLQTNQVAVQQVRGNIQQQRLQNIGKTNRFPDGASTTTMNSPNTGGKAVQQGNLSLPLQSTSQSSNTNSSSAASHSQILTKRKLQDLLHEIDPTETMDDDVEEVLLQIADDFIENVINSSCQIAKHRKSNTVEVKDVQLHLDRNWNMWIPGYGSEDLRPYKKLPSTEAHRQRLALIKKAMKK